A single window of Nocardia sp. NBC_01327 DNA harbors:
- the speD gene encoding adenosylmethionine decarboxylase: protein MTAEFTGWHVLAEFGGVDAALCDDLERLEAALRKSLVAAGVTICDVVRKQFEPQGVTILALLAESHASIHTYPESGDIFVDVFTCGSIGAGATKAVELLQQELAPKSVNMEVIQRGHSARRIHEPVGDGLTRVWNMSEVVVDTNTPYQHMIIARTEQGLSLFSDDDRQSTEFSQLTYHEAMLVPGYALAEKLDKVLIIGSGEGVASQMSVAAGASLVDHVDIDQREVELCAEHLPYGYSQADLAEAVAQTGPIKMHYADGWDFLAKAEAAGVRYDMIIIDLPDERVEDAQHNRLYEDDFLNRCKALLSDGGVMAAQAGCQTMWRNETLKRSWSRFHNLFETVVPYVSDEHEWTFIFGVVKKIEDPVAKMTATLSTLPYKAETIDEQALIRGAIEPHALRVGATVG, encoded by the coding sequence ATGACGGCAGAATTCACCGGCTGGCATGTGCTGGCCGAGTTCGGTGGTGTCGACGCGGCCCTCTGCGACGACCTCGAACGACTCGAAGCCGCACTTCGAAAATCGTTGGTCGCCGCGGGGGTGACCATCTGTGATGTCGTGCGCAAGCAGTTCGAGCCGCAGGGTGTCACCATCCTGGCTCTACTGGCCGAGTCACACGCCTCGATCCACACCTATCCCGAATCGGGCGATATCTTCGTCGACGTCTTCACCTGCGGCAGTATCGGAGCCGGCGCTACCAAGGCCGTCGAGCTGCTGCAGCAGGAGCTGGCGCCGAAGTCGGTGAATATGGAGGTCATCCAGCGCGGCCACAGCGCCCGCCGGATCCATGAGCCGGTCGGCGACGGTCTGACCCGGGTGTGGAACATGTCCGAGGTCGTGGTGGACACCAATACCCCGTACCAGCACATGATCATCGCGCGCACCGAGCAGGGCCTGTCCCTGTTCTCCGACGACGATCGCCAGTCCACCGAGTTCTCGCAGCTCACCTACCACGAGGCCATGCTGGTCCCGGGGTACGCGCTGGCCGAGAAGCTGGACAAGGTGCTCATCATCGGTTCCGGTGAGGGTGTCGCCTCGCAGATGTCGGTGGCCGCGGGCGCGTCGCTCGTCGATCACGTGGACATCGATCAGCGGGAGGTGGAGCTGTGCGCCGAGCACCTCCCCTACGGTTACTCGCAGGCCGATCTGGCCGAGGCGGTCGCACAGACCGGCCCGATCAAGATGCACTACGCCGACGGCTGGGACTTCCTGGCCAAGGCCGAGGCCGCGGGCGTGCGCTACGACATGATCATCATCGATCTGCCGGACGAGCGCGTCGAGGATGCCCAGCACAATCGCCTGTACGAGGATGACTTCCTCAATCGATGTAAAGCGCTGCTGTCCGACGGCGGCGTGATGGCGGCGCAGGCCGGCTGTCAGACCATGTGGCGCAATGAGACTCTCAAGCGCTCGTGGTCCCGCTTCCACAATCTGTTCGAGACTGTCGTCCCGTACGTCAGCGACGAGCACGAGTGGACCTTCATCTTCGGCGTCGTCAAGAAGATCGAAGACCCGGTGGCCAAGATGACCGCCACGCTCTCGACCCTCCCCTACAAGGCGGAGACCATCGACGAGCAGGCGCTGATCCGCGGCGCCATCGAGCCGCACGCCCTGCGCGTCGGCGCGACGGTCGGCTAG
- a CDS encoding DUF4192 domain-containing protein, producing MTTPAEPTPPDHTDPEHGDPGLIGPEHTDPDYTDSDRIGAEHSHPGHSERDHGDPEFIDPADGSEPEPHLRNPGDFIAAVPAMLGFMPARSLVVTVLREAVDEPGTATIDVVARMDLDSPGRAATGQLVERVAGVCVRDTTAAVLALIVDDRATAPVERHRGVRSRRHRDLVCALEHRLDAAAVPLAGAWAVRAIGPELPWWSLLGPARRGRQPDPTTSLVTLRHVLAGRPLRGSRAELTDVIEVDAAVRERFRPLLDAAAEAAVHRLAEAVRRDEPESYSRAAVRNVLRWLSAIEAGTLPNTRELAEMAVALRDSTVRDILFGLVPGPHARAAETLWLQLTRALPDPDRAEAAMLLGYTAYVRGEGPLAGIALEAALNSDPAHRMANLLDIGLQTGMPPQRLHRLADAGREAAADLGVDLRAEHP from the coding sequence ATGACCACTCCCGCCGAACCGACGCCTCCCGACCACACCGATCCCGAGCACGGCGATCCCGGCCTCATCGGTCCCGAGCACACCGATCCTGACTACACCGATTCTGACCGTATCGGTGCCGAGCACAGCCATCCCGGTCATAGCGAGCGTGACCATGGCGATCCCGAATTCATCGATCCCGCAGACGGATCCGAACCGGAGCCGCATCTGCGGAATCCGGGCGACTTCATCGCGGCGGTGCCCGCCATGCTCGGATTCATGCCCGCCCGGTCACTGGTGGTGACCGTGCTGCGGGAGGCGGTGGACGAACCCGGCACGGCCACAATCGATGTGGTGGCCCGGATGGATCTGGACAGTCCGGGCCGGGCCGCCACCGGACAGCTCGTCGAACGGGTCGCGGGGGTCTGCGTGCGCGATACCACCGCCGCGGTGCTGGCCCTGATCGTCGACGATCGCGCCACCGCGCCGGTCGAACGGCATCGTGGGGTGCGGTCGCGCCGGCATCGAGATCTGGTGTGTGCGCTGGAACATCGCCTGGACGCCGCGGCGGTGCCGCTGGCCGGGGCGTGGGCCGTGCGCGCGATCGGCCCGGAGCTGCCGTGGTGGAGTCTGCTGGGTCCGGCGCGGCGCGGTCGGCAACCGGATCCGACGACCTCGCTGGTCACCCTCCGGCATGTGCTGGCGGGTCGGCCGCTGCGCGGCTCCCGGGCGGAGCTGACCGATGTGATCGAGGTGGACGCGGCTGTCCGGGAACGATTCCGGCCGCTGCTGGACGCCGCCGCCGAGGCTGCCGTGCATCGGCTCGCCGAGGCCGTGCGGCGCGATGAACCGGAGTCCTATAGCCGCGCGGCCGTCCGGAACGTGCTGAGGTGGCTGTCCGCCATCGAGGCGGGAACGCTGCCGAATACGCGGGAACTGGCGGAAATGGCTGTCGCACTGCGTGATTCGACGGTGCGCGATATTCTCTTCGGTCTCGTACCAGGTCCGCATGCCCGCGCCGCCGAAACCCTGTGGCTGCAATTGACGCGGGCGCTGCCCGATCCGGATCGTGCCGAGGCGGCCATGCTGCTGGGCTACACCGCCTATGTGCGCGGGGAGGGTCCGCTCGCCGGTATCGCCCTGGAAGCCGCGCTGAATTCCGATCCCGCGCACCGCATGGCCAACCTGCTGGATATCGGATTGCAGACCGGTATGCCGCCGCAGCGGCTGCACCGGCTCGCCGATGCAGGTCGCGAAGCCGCCGCGGATCTGGGTGTCGATCTGCGTGCCGAGCACCCGTGA
- a CDS encoding VOC family protein yields the protein MLRGMATVNYFADDLEAAKDWYSEFLGVAPYFTVPGGYYEFRIGDYQAELGLINRKYAATTPDQPGGQIVNWHVDDVAATFERLLEMGAKEYEPITARGEGTGFVTAAVVDPFGNVLGIMTNPHYLEILAAARPE from the coding sequence ATGCTGCGTGGAATGGCCACCGTCAACTACTTCGCCGACGACCTGGAGGCAGCCAAGGACTGGTACAGCGAATTCCTCGGCGTCGCACCGTATTTCACCGTTCCGGGCGGGTACTACGAGTTCCGCATCGGCGACTACCAGGCCGAGCTCGGTCTCATCAATCGCAAGTACGCGGCCACGACGCCGGATCAGCCGGGTGGTCAGATCGTGAACTGGCATGTCGATGATGTCGCGGCCACCTTCGAACGGCTGCTGGAAATGGGGGCGAAGGAGTACGAGCCGATCACCGCGCGCGGCGAGGGCACCGGATTCGTCACTGCCGCCGTGGTGGATCCGTTCGGCAATGTGCTGGGCATTATGACCAATCCGCACTACCTCGAGATCTTGGCCGCTGCGCGTCCGGAGTAG
- a CDS encoding enoyl-CoA hydratase/isomerase family protein: protein MSEDAPTASPAVSVEHPVPGVALVTLNRPRSLNAISEAFAAEMAVAFTQLATEAAVSVVILTGAGRGFSSGADLSAMATGIGAEGTELRLDPMIEWMRRAARPYVALTSLPQLTIAAVNGPAAGAGWGLAMGCDIRIAGPSASFCATFVRMGLGPDYGLSRTLPDTVGEARALELLATGRTVDSAEALRIGLVSAVADDAVAAAVDLAESVTAAPDYAIRSLKRTVRRSSNADAITVINEIEATAQAELFAHPRFHASAADWLSRFKSTGVTA, encoded by the coding sequence ATGAGCGAAGACGCCCCCACCGCCAGCCCTGCCGTTTCCGTCGAGCACCCCGTTCCGGGCGTGGCGCTGGTGACCCTGAACCGACCGAGGTCGCTCAATGCGATCAGCGAAGCGTTCGCCGCGGAGATGGCGGTGGCCTTCACGCAATTGGCAACGGAGGCAGCGGTTTCCGTTGTCATCCTGACCGGCGCGGGGCGCGGTTTCAGCTCCGGCGCCGATCTGAGCGCCATGGCGACCGGCATCGGCGCCGAGGGGACCGAGTTGCGGCTGGATCCGATGATCGAATGGATGCGCCGTGCCGCTCGACCGTACGTGGCGCTGACCAGCCTGCCGCAGTTGACGATTGCCGCGGTCAACGGCCCGGCCGCCGGTGCGGGATGGGGACTCGCCATGGGCTGCGATATCCGCATTGCCGGTCCGTCCGCCAGCTTCTGCGCCACCTTCGTGCGCATGGGGCTCGGCCCCGACTACGGCCTGTCCCGCACCCTCCCCGATACCGTCGGCGAGGCTCGCGCCCTCGAACTGCTCGCCACCGGACGGACCGTCGACAGCGCGGAGGCGCTGCGGATCGGCCTGGTCTCCGCCGTCGCCGATGATGCGGTGGCGGCTGCTGTCGATTTGGCCGAATCCGTCACGGCCGCACCCGATTACGCCATCCGGTCGCTGAAGCGAACCGTCCGGCGCTCCTCGAACGCCGATGCCATCACGGTCATCAATGAGATCGAGGCCACGGCCCAGGCCGAGCTGTTCGCCCACCCGCGCTTCCACGCCTCCGCGGCGGACTGGCTGTCCCGGTTCAAATCCACCGGCGTCACCGCATGA
- a CDS encoding DEAD/DEAH box helicase — MQLSELVPDQAVPDVDPDWLYETFSDWTASQGLTLYPAQEEALLELFTGANVILATPTGSGKSLVAIGAHYAALNRGQRSYYTAPIKALVSEKFFALCEVFGADKVGMVTGDAAVNPEAPIICATAEILANLALREGSSANVGQVIMDEFHYYADPDRGWAWQVPLIELPGVQFLLMSATLGEMEFFGEDLRRRTGRDTAIVSGAERPVPLSFSYVKTPITETLEDLVTTSLAPVYVVHFTQASAMERAQALMSVNFASKAEKDAIAQALGEFRFATGFGKTLSKFIRHGIGVHHAGMLPKYRRLVEKLAQDGLLKVVCGTDTLGVGINVPIRTVLFTGLTKYDGVRTRRLNAREFHQISGRAGRAGFDSMGTVWVQAPEHEVENARRIARAGDDPKKLKKVQKTKPPEGFVSWSEETFDRLIAASPEPMVSRFNVTNAMLLNVIARKGNCFYAMRHLLEDNHEPRAAQRKHILKAIKLYRALRDAGVVQQLDEPDEFGRHARLMVDLQRDFALDQPLSPFALAAFELLDKESPTYTVDVISLIESTLEDPRQLLMAQQHRARGVAVAEMKADGIEYEERMELLEEVTWPKPLGEELIYPAYETYKAGHPWISEFEPSPKSVVREMVERQLTFAELVSQYELARSEGVVLRYLADAYRALRRTVPEQARTEELDDITEWLGELIRQVDSSLLDEWEQLTNPGAETDTEQVAFGAETVRPISANERAFRVLIRNALFRRVDLAALQRWDALEEFGDELDWETELEPYFDEYEEIRTGPNARGPKLFQVEQRGEFWHVRQVLDDPAGDHGWSIDAVVDLAESDAAGEVVFDEVTVVAG, encoded by the coding sequence GTGCAGTTATCCGAACTCGTCCCCGACCAAGCCGTACCCGATGTGGACCCGGATTGGCTGTACGAAACCTTCTCCGACTGGACCGCGTCGCAGGGCCTGACCCTGTATCCGGCCCAGGAGGAAGCGCTGCTCGAGCTGTTCACCGGCGCGAATGTCATTCTGGCCACGCCGACCGGCTCCGGTAAGTCACTCGTCGCGATCGGCGCGCACTACGCGGCGCTCAATCGCGGGCAACGCAGTTACTACACCGCGCCGATCAAGGCGCTCGTCAGCGAGAAGTTCTTCGCGCTGTGCGAGGTGTTCGGCGCGGACAAGGTCGGCATGGTGACCGGCGATGCGGCGGTCAATCCGGAGGCGCCGATCATCTGCGCCACGGCCGAGATCCTGGCCAATCTGGCGCTGCGCGAGGGTTCGAGCGCCAATGTCGGCCAGGTCATCATGGACGAGTTCCACTATTACGCCGATCCCGATCGCGGCTGGGCGTGGCAGGTGCCGCTCATCGAACTGCCGGGCGTCCAATTCCTGCTCATGTCCGCCACTCTCGGCGAGATGGAATTCTTCGGCGAGGATCTGCGGCGCCGCACCGGACGCGATACCGCCATTGTCTCCGGCGCGGAACGACCTGTGCCGCTGAGCTTTTCGTATGTGAAGACCCCCATCACCGAGACCCTCGAGGATCTGGTGACGACCAGCCTCGCCCCGGTCTACGTGGTGCACTTCACCCAGGCCTCGGCCATGGAGCGGGCGCAGGCGCTGATGAGCGTGAACTTCGCGTCCAAGGCGGAGAAGGACGCGATTGCCCAGGCGCTGGGCGAATTCCGCTTCGCCACCGGATTCGGCAAGACCCTCTCGAAGTTCATCCGGCACGGCATCGGCGTCCACCATGCGGGCATGCTGCCCAAATACCGGCGACTGGTGGAGAAGCTGGCGCAGGACGGACTGCTGAAAGTGGTGTGCGGCACCGACACTCTCGGCGTCGGCATCAATGTGCCCATTCGCACCGTGCTGTTCACCGGGCTCACCAAGTACGACGGTGTGCGCACGCGCCGCCTGAACGCCCGTGAATTCCATCAGATTTCGGGCCGGGCGGGTCGCGCCGGGTTCGACAGTATGGGCACGGTGTGGGTGCAGGCGCCCGAGCACGAGGTGGAGAACGCCCGCCGCATCGCCCGCGCGGGCGACGATCCGAAGAAGCTCAAGAAGGTCCAGAAGACCAAGCCCCCCGAGGGTTTCGTGTCCTGGTCCGAGGAGACGTTCGACCGGCTCATCGCGGCCTCGCCGGAGCCGATGGTCTCCCGGTTCAATGTGACCAATGCCATGCTGCTGAATGTGATTGCGCGCAAGGGCAATTGCTTCTACGCCATGCGGCATCTGCTGGAGGACAATCACGAACCGCGGGCCGCGCAGCGCAAGCACATCCTGAAGGCCATCAAGCTCTATCGCGCGCTGCGGGATGCCGGGGTCGTGCAGCAGCTCGACGAGCCCGACGAGTTCGGCAGGCATGCCCGGCTCATGGTGGATCTGCAGCGCGATTTCGCGCTCGATCAGCCGCTGTCGCCGTTCGCGCTGGCCGCGTTCGAACTGCTCGACAAGGAGTCGCCCACCTACACCGTGGATGTGATCTCGCTCATCGAATCGACCCTGGAAGATCCCCGGCAGTTGCTCATGGCGCAGCAGCACAGGGCGCGGGGTGTGGCGGTCGCGGAGATGAAGGCCGACGGGATCGAATACGAGGAGCGCATGGAGCTCCTGGAGGAAGTCACCTGGCCCAAACCACTGGGCGAGGAGCTCATCTACCCGGCCTACGAGACCTACAAGGCCGGTCATCCGTGGATTTCGGAGTTCGAGCCCTCCCCCAAGTCGGTCGTGCGCGAGATGGTCGAGCGCCAGCTCACCTTCGCCGAACTGGTCTCGCAGTACGAGCTGGCGCGCTCGGAGGGCGTGGTGCTGCGCTATCTCGCCGATGCGTACCGCGCGCTGCGGCGGACCGTGCCGGAGCAGGCGCGCACCGAGGAGCTCGACGACATCACCGAATGGCTGGGCGAGCTCATCCGCCAGGTCGATTCGAGCCTGCTGGACGAATGGGAGCAACTCACCAATCCGGGCGCGGAGACCGATACCGAACAGGTCGCGTTCGGCGCGGAGACCGTCCGGCCCATCTCGGCCAATGAGCGCGCCTTCCGGGTACTCATCCGCAATGCCCTGTTCCGCCGGGTCGATCTGGCCGCCCTGCAGCGCTGGGACGCGCTGGAGGAGTTCGGGGACGAGCTGGATTGGGAGACCGAACTCGAGCCGTACTTCGACGAGTACGAGGAAATTCGCACCGGCCCGAACGCGCGCGGCCCGAAGCTGTTCCAGGTGGAGCAGCGGGGCGAGTTCTGGCATGTGCGCCAGGTGCTCGACGATCCGGCCGGCGATCACGGCTGGTCCATCGACGCGGTCGTTGATCTGGCCGAATCCGATGCCGCGGGCGAAGTGGTGTTCGACGAAGTGACGGTCGTGGCGGGCTGA
- a CDS encoding helix-turn-helix transcriptional regulator yields the protein MRADRLVATLLFMQTRGRVTAAEVATELEVSVATARRDLEALSTAGIPVYPQPGRGGGWALVGGARTDLSGLTATEAQSLFLLLGPMATATPATRSALRKLLHALPQPFRLEAEAAAGAVIVDPARWGERDEQAPALVDQLQAAVVRRRRVRFDYGRAGIRTQRTVDPWGLVDKDGIWYLVAGTDRGQRTFRVDRMTDVEVTAESAHRPADFDLSAAWSEVVEQVEQHRSTLSATVLVPTTLLSVLRHQQGRHCEVDGPQPDGRVRVRITAPTPLMIAQQLAGWGTALEVTEPESVRAELARLGTELAERYRLPRDARSTVMP from the coding sequence ATGCGAGCCGATCGATTGGTAGCCACCCTGCTCTTCATGCAGACGCGCGGCCGGGTGACCGCCGCCGAGGTCGCCACCGAACTGGAAGTCTCGGTGGCCACCGCCCGCCGCGACCTGGAGGCACTGTCCACAGCCGGGATTCCGGTGTACCCGCAGCCGGGGCGCGGTGGCGGCTGGGCGCTGGTGGGCGGAGCACGCACAGATCTGAGCGGTTTGACCGCCACCGAGGCGCAATCGTTGTTCCTGCTCCTGGGCCCGATGGCGACCGCCACCCCCGCCACCCGATCCGCACTGCGGAAACTCCTGCACGCCTTGCCGCAACCGTTCCGCCTCGAGGCGGAGGCGGCCGCCGGCGCGGTGATCGTGGATCCGGCGCGCTGGGGCGAACGCGACGAACAGGCTCCGGCACTGGTCGACCAGTTGCAGGCCGCGGTGGTCCGCCGGCGCCGGGTGCGATTCGACTACGGGCGTGCGGGCATTCGCACCCAGCGCACGGTCGACCCGTGGGGCCTGGTCGACAAGGACGGCATCTGGTACCTCGTGGCCGGAACCGACCGGGGGCAGCGGACTTTTCGCGTGGACCGCATGACGGACGTCGAGGTGACCGCCGAATCCGCGCATCGCCCTGCGGATTTCGACCTCTCCGCCGCCTGGTCGGAGGTGGTCGAGCAGGTGGAGCAGCACCGGTCGACGCTGTCCGCCACCGTGCTCGTACCCACCACGCTGCTTTCGGTACTGCGCCACCAGCAGGGGCGGCACTGCGAGGTGGACGGTCCCCAACCCGACGGCCGTGTGCGCGTGCGCATCACCGCGCCCACGCCGCTCATGATCGCCCAGCAATTGGCCGGTTGGGGAACGGCTTTGGAGGTGACCGAACCGGAGTCGGTGCGCGCCGAACTGGCCCGGCTGGGCACCGAACTCGCGGAGCGCTACCGGCTGCCCCGAGACGCCCGTTCCACAGTTATGCCATAA
- a CDS encoding PAC2 family protein — MDYESRMYELEFPAPQLSSADGAGPVLVHGLEGFTDAGHAVKLATTHLRESLESELVASFDMDELLDYRSRRPLMMFKTDHFSEYTEPELNLWALKDTAGTPFLLLSGLEPDLRWEKFVTAVRLLSEQLGVRRTIGLSAIPMAIPHTRPLGVTAHASNSDLIGDHQRWPGELQVPGSASSLLEYRMAQHGHESVGFSVHVPHYLTQTAYPEAAQTLLENVAENAGLELPLAALSESAARVREQVNEHISGNSEVENVVQALERQYDSFVTAQERQSSLLASDADLPTGDELGAEFERFLAEQSGFTEGESTDGGEPR; from the coding sequence ATGGACTACGAGTCGCGAATGTACGAGCTGGAGTTCCCCGCTCCGCAACTGTCATCCGCCGACGGTGCTGGTCCGGTACTGGTGCACGGGCTGGAGGGTTTCACCGACGCCGGTCACGCCGTGAAGTTGGCCACCACGCATCTGCGGGAGAGCCTCGAGAGTGAACTGGTCGCCTCGTTCGATATGGACGAGTTGCTGGACTATCGCTCACGGCGGCCGCTGATGATGTTCAAGACCGATCACTTCTCCGAATACACCGAGCCCGAGCTGAATCTGTGGGCGCTCAAGGACACCGCGGGCACCCCGTTCCTGCTGCTGTCCGGGCTGGAACCGGATCTGCGCTGGGAGAAGTTCGTCACCGCGGTGCGCCTGCTGTCCGAACAGCTGGGCGTGCGCCGCACCATCGGCCTGAGCGCGATCCCCATGGCCATTCCGCACACCCGTCCCCTCGGTGTCACCGCGCACGCCAGCAATAGCGATCTGATCGGCGATCACCAGCGCTGGCCCGGCGAGCTGCAGGTTCCGGGCAGCGCGTCCTCGCTGCTGGAGTACCGGATGGCTCAGCACGGCCACGAGTCGGTCGGCTTCTCGGTTCATGTTCCGCACTATCTGACCCAGACCGCCTATCCGGAGGCCGCGCAGACGCTGCTGGAGAATGTGGCCGAGAACGCGGGCCTGGAATTGCCGCTGGCGGCGCTGAGCGAATCGGCCGCGCGGGTGCGCGAGCAGGTCAACGAGCATATTTCCGGCAACTCCGAGGTGGAGAATGTCGTACAGGCGCTCGAGCGGCAGTACGACAGCTTCGTGACCGCGCAGGAACGGCAGTCCAGCCTGCTCGCGAGCGATGCCGATCTGCCCACCGGCGATGAACTGGGCGCGGAGTTCGAACGCTTCCTGGCCGAACAGTCCGGGTTCACCGAGGGTGAGAGCACCGACGGCGGCGAGCCGCGCTGA
- a CDS encoding DUF5642 family protein, with protein sequence MTTVQTDSGLARLLPDPSQFPARYAAVTLPIDAAGQAAGDLDGILPGAQIDPATCAPSAPTPGPAVSVGTDDSTRATLTVELVRTDQPLSTLRDQLQRCGTVRVGHSGTTATITTELDPPPPLNADDTLALRRTVQSESGSAGITRHMQTLLGQIGNVRINVTYMSFADSKADTEALDSLFTTAVSKVRKG encoded by the coding sequence GTGACAACAGTGCAAACCGATAGCGGACTGGCTCGGCTACTGCCGGATCCGTCCCAATTCCCCGCCCGCTACGCGGCTGTGACGCTGCCGATCGATGCCGCCGGCCAAGCCGCCGGTGATCTCGACGGCATTCTGCCCGGGGCCCAGATCGATCCGGCCACCTGTGCGCCGAGCGCACCGACCCCGGGACCGGCGGTCTCCGTCGGCACCGACGATTCCACCCGCGCCACCCTCACCGTCGAATTGGTGCGCACCGACCAGCCGCTGTCCACGCTGCGAGATCAATTGCAGCGCTGCGGGACCGTGCGCGTCGGTCACTCCGGAACCACCGCGACCATCACCACCGAGCTGGATCCGCCGCCGCCGCTGAACGCCGACGACACCCTCGCGCTGCGGCGCACCGTCCAATCCGAGTCCGGCAGTGCGGGTATCACCCGGCATATGCAGACGCTGCTCGGTCAGATCGGGAATGTGCGCATCAATGTGACCTATATGTCGTTCGCTGATTCCAAGGCCGATACCGAGGCCCTCGATTCCCTGTTCACCACCGCGGTGAGCAAGGTGCGCAAGGGCTGA
- a CDS encoding helix-turn-helix domain-containing protein — protein MTAAIRPQRRTQQQRREETRAALLDATIDCLAESGYANLTLAQVSERAGLSVGAHLHHFRTRNTLVAAAIARLAERRHTELRDRFENITDLDGMLDMVWDQHSGTLYHAALDLWAAARTDAELRELLLEVEHDIDAEIGRHVRKLATEITDRPDLPQLMMFALATARGLAMRDCLHPDRDRDREWASARRYFKAALITDPTADH, from the coding sequence GTGACAGCAGCTATCCGCCCGCAGCGGCGCACCCAGCAGCAGCGCCGGGAGGAGACCCGCGCGGCACTGCTGGACGCGACCATCGACTGCCTGGCCGAATCCGGTTATGCCAACCTGACTTTGGCGCAGGTGAGTGAGCGGGCGGGCCTGTCGGTCGGCGCGCACCTGCATCACTTCCGCACCCGCAACACCCTGGTCGCCGCCGCCATCGCCCGCCTCGCCGAGCGGCGTCACACCGAACTGCGCGACCGATTCGAGAACATCACCGATCTCGACGGCATGCTCGATATGGTCTGGGACCAGCACAGCGGCACGCTGTATCACGCCGCCCTCGACCTCTGGGCGGCCGCGCGCACGGATGCCGAGCTGCGCGAACTACTGCTCGAGGTCGAACACGACATCGACGCCGAGATCGGCAGGCATGTTCGCAAACTGGCCACCGAGATCACCGACCGTCCCGACCTGCCGCAGCTCATGATGTTCGCCCTCGCCACCGCACGCGGCCTGGCCATGCGCGACTGCCTGCACCCCGACCGGGACCGCGACCGCGAATGGGCCAGCGCCCGCCGCTATTTCAAAGCCGCCTTGATCACAGACCCCACCGCCGACCACTGA
- a CDS encoding type III PLP-dependent enzyme: MTVSNSAESPRLVIDLNLVRANYRALHAALPAARIRFAVKASPLPEIIRLLNDEGAEFDVASVGEIELCLAQGVDPAVMCYGNPIKKAAHIAAAYAAGVRRFASDSEGDLERIAEQAPGSEVEVRFLASAPQSQTPFGAKFGCAPGEAAQLLVRAHDLGLKVGGPYFHVGSQQLDPIAWQIGIEQAGEIAEVLAVKDIAVSTVNIGGGLPISYADAAPGVDELGAVIAAAAARHLPEHTALIVEPGRALVGNTGVIHAEVVNVRQAPDGRRWIYLDIGRYNGMAETENEYIAYRFQTDRDSDPMDEAVVAGPTCDGDDVLYQRTRVLLPTTLRAGDPVRILETGAYTASYSSVSFNGFPPLTVHVTGAERE; encoded by the coding sequence TTGACCGTTTCAAACTCGGCCGAGTCGCCCCGTCTCGTCATCGACCTGAACCTGGTGCGTGCCAACTACCGCGCCCTGCATGCCGCGCTACCCGCAGCGCGAATTCGCTTCGCCGTCAAGGCAAGTCCCCTACCGGAGATCATCCGGCTACTCAATGACGAAGGCGCCGAGTTCGACGTCGCCAGCGTCGGCGAAATCGAACTGTGCCTCGCGCAGGGGGTCGATCCGGCGGTCATGTGCTACGGCAACCCGATCAAGAAGGCCGCCCATATCGCCGCCGCGTACGCGGCCGGGGTGCGGCGCTTCGCCTCCGACTCCGAGGGCGACCTGGAACGCATTGCCGAGCAGGCGCCCGGTTCGGAGGTCGAGGTCCGATTCCTGGCTTCGGCGCCGCAGTCGCAGACGCCGTTCGGCGCCAAGTTCGGTTGCGCCCCCGGCGAAGCCGCGCAGCTCCTGGTGCGCGCGCACGATCTGGGCCTGAAGGTCGGCGGACCGTACTTCCACGTGGGCTCGCAGCAGCTCGATCCCATCGCCTGGCAGATCGGTATCGAACAGGCCGGCGAGATCGCGGAAGTGCTGGCGGTCAAGGACATTGCCGTATCGACGGTGAATATCGGTGGGGGACTACCGATTTCGTATGCCGACGCGGCGCCCGGCGTGGACGAGCTGGGCGCGGTCATCGCCGCGGCCGCCGCCCGCCATCTCCCGGAACACACCGCACTCATCGTGGAACCCGGTCGCGCCCTTGTGGGTAACACCGGTGTGATTCACGCCGAGGTGGTGAATGTTCGCCAAGCGCCGGACGGGCGGCGCTGGATATACCTCGATATCGGCCGCTACAACGGCATGGCCGAAACCGAGAACGAGTACATCGCCTACCGCTTCCAGACCGACCGCGACAGCGATCCGATGGACGAAGCGGTGGTCGCCGGTCCGACATGTGACGGCGACGATGTACTGTATCAGCGCACGCGGGTCCTTCTTCCGACCACGTTGCGAGCCGGTGATCCTGTTCGGATCCTCGAGACCGGCGCCTATACGGCGAGCTATTCGTCGGTGTCCTTCAACGGTTTTCCGCCTTTGACTGTTCATGTCACTGGCGCTGAGCGAGAGTGA